A segment of the Corvus hawaiiensis isolate bCorHaw1 chromosome 16, bCorHaw1.pri.cur, whole genome shotgun sequence genome:
aCAGCCACTTCGCTCAGCCCAGTTGTTCCATCTCTCTGAGCTGTTCCCAGGTTCTGGATGTGCATAGTTCCTGTCTAGATACTCCAGAGAGGCAAGAACTTTAACAGGCCCCCAGACACACCTGAAGTCCTGAAGCTCTGCAGGGGCCAGACCCAGCCCCACTCCTACCCTGGAGCCATGAGCCAGCTGGAGACCCTGCTGACCCTGTGGGCCAGCCCAGACACCCTGCGGATGCAGGGCACCTGCCTGCATACAGGGCATGCACAAGGCACCACTTACATGGAGCAGGGCTAACAGAGCCACCCCTGGGggccagggaggaaaaaaaccccaccaacccCATAGTTAAATGAAGTGTTCAACATCATGTTCATAATTGGAATTTAGCACTGATTTATAGCTGCCATGAACAAGGTCTTACCTCCATGTTTCTGCACTGGCAGCTGTGCCTTTGCTCCCTGCCAGACTGCTGCTGTTAATGTAAAGGCTAGTGCTCTGTCACAGTTGTTCACCCAATACCTGCCCACAACCACAGCAGTGTCACAGGCCACAGGGTTCTTCAACTGAACTGTGTAAAACCTTTAATGAACCAATGAAACGATCCAGCCAAACAATTTTTAAGTGTGTCTTATTTACTGCATGGTAATGTCTCATCTTGGGAATTAAAAACTGGAGCTAACATATCACCCTCCCACCTAACAGAGGAGAGATGGCAGCTCCTATCAGCAAACACAACAGCCAAGTGACAGACAGGGATGTGGGGAAGCCCATTCCAGATGTACCTGGAGGGAGGGACAGCAGTCTCCCTGCAGGGCACTGTGCCAGCTGTACACAAAACATCCCTCAGGCTGACTGAGACCTTTGTGATTTCTCATGGATGTGAAcctctggaaaagaaacagcCTGAAAGTATCTGACTGAAGCATTTATCAGGTCAGTCCATCAGCTTCTGTATTTCAAAACTGGCTTTTTTCTCTGCACTAGCCCTGGCTTTATCAGGGCTAAACTTCTAGTACATAACTACTGACAATGCAGCACATTATTGAAGTAATCCAACATGTTTATGCCTCAGATGCAGGTAATGCAGTATATAAACTATGCTGTCATATGGCAAATACATAATGTCCATTTCACGTATCAGGATCTCCCATCACACAACACACAGGAATTTCTCCCTCTGTAACTCCTGCTGTAAGAGCACTTTGAACATACCAGCCCACATCAGCTGTCCTCGCAGAGCACAGGTAAGTTCAGTCATTCTTCCCAGTGTAGTTTTAGTGCCTTCAACTCACCTCCAACATGTTCTTTATACAGAACCCCCAAGGTCTATAAAGTTCACAGAATTTCTGCATACTACACCAAATTAACCCCAAAACAGATGTAACAAGAGCCCAGCTTTGACTTCTTCCTCCTCAACACAGGGCTAGAGAGGCCCCTTATCCTGTAACTTCTCAGTTACATGCTCTGCTGTACAATAGCAACAAAAATCACAAACCCAAGCTCTACTGCAGAAGTTGAGATACAAGgtgaggaaaagggagaatttCCAGTACGCAGTAGAGCCCTACAATGCCAAACTGTGGAAATCCAGAGAGAAGACCCTTCAGCCCAGCCTTAAACAGCCACCAACATCCATAAGCAGCCTCTCATTAGGTgaagcacagctgagctgtgaGTCAAAGCCATCTCCAGCAGTCTTTTGTTTAGAGCACAACACTCACCCCAGTTACAAGTGTCTTTTGCTTTGAATTcctaggaaaataatttttaatatgaacCAGCTGCCAACCAATATGCTGAACACATGGATTATTTCTGAAAGGCTACAGCACTCCACAAGTGGATTTTTTCCAGAACACATTAACCCAGACTACCAAAATTCTTTATCCCTGTATGTTTTGGCATTTCATCAGCAGGATCTCAGAGCACAGGATTTCCACTACCCAGCTGTCTGTGATGTGGTCTGGTTTGGAATACCAAAGTCAAGACTGGAATTGTACTCTGAAATCCAGTCTTTAGTCTGCAATCTTTAAAGGACACTAGCTAGTTTCCACATGCTTTGAAAACCTAATCCCACAATCAAAAAATTGAATTACCACCATGTGATTCTCATCTTAATCTCTGACTGAATGATCTACAATTCATCTCCCCTTCCAATATGCATTCCTAATTAACATAACGCTATTGCTGGACAATACAGTCCCTAATCACAAAGTCATTCCACAGAGATAATGCCAATGCATTCGTCAGGACCCAAATTCTCTTTAGACAAGATAGAAAATAAACAGTAGTAACCTTTCTACTTTTTATAGGTTTCTTGATGTGATttcattgtttgttttttcagaggagaaggaaagaaagataagAATAGAATATAATTTAGAATTATTTAAACCGTTAAAAATAGCATAcattagaagaagaaaaccttcaaagagaaaaatgcactTAGGGACAGAATTCTTGCTTCTGCAGGTAAAAAGTATTTGCATCTTGCACCTGGAGAACCTGTTCCAAGGAATCCTGCATCACATCTTTTCATTAACTTCACTTCACTGGAACAAAGGGGTCATTACCATACCgctttcagtatttcagaaacTAGAGAGATATTTTAAGTACAAGACACTGCTAACTGTTACCAAGAAACACCTGTCTTACAAGTAGTTTACAGACACAGTgattactgaaagaaaatacaggtgAAAACGATTACTTCCAACCACAGTCCAAACGGATTGAAACACGTTTTGCCTTCATGCCACGTTACTGAGTTCACCCTGGTAACACGAGTCCTGTGCAGCCCTTGCTGCCATGAATACATTGCTGTAAAACAACTGCCTCAACACGTGCTCCCACAAACAGCAGCTACACACACAGAAACATACAGCATTTTTAATAGTGTGGAGATCTTACTTAAAACATCAAATAGGTGTTTCTCAAATATGTTGGTATAAAAAGAGACTGTAAGATACGAACACTGTGATTATTATGAGATAAGCACTGGTCCCCACACTTAACTGAGCCCAACTTCTCACTTTGGTTTACTCCAGGAGTGGTTACACAGAATAGTCCAATGTTCTGcaccaaaaagcaaaagaaagcaaattctcAGTTCTTCTAGGCAGAAAGTAAAAGTATTAGGGGATGACTCTGTGCAAATCCTCCACTTCAAGGTCCCACATATTCTTATGGACGGGGTTTTCAGAGAGATCTGTCATCTTTACTGCTCGAAGAACGGGCTCAGGACTGCAGGACCGCACCACACCCATGACCATTACATACTTCCCTAAAAAACAAGTAAGCGTTAAATTTAATTAACCTTTGCATTgtcatttaaattaataaaccAGATTACTAAAACCGAGTAAACAGTGTGAATTGAAGATACCAATACTTGTAACACAACTCAAGGAATGAAACTTGCTTAGAACtaaatttcagaaaaagacGTAATTATCTGTACAGCCACTTTCATGGCATATTTAACTACATTGTCACATACGGTAATAGCCAAACAAATACAAGTTTGTCCTGCTGTTTAAGCGGATTGAGGATAGGtcaaaagactgaaaatttaaGCAATGTGCCTATTTTGTACCACAGTTTCTGCAATTCTGCAGACCAACACTTCTCCGTTTGAACTGGCAGTTGTGGTgaaggggagagaaggaaagaaagaaggaaaaacagaaaagagaaacaggaatAGAATCCGTCTCCTTGTTCCGGGCCTCCCGCGCGGGGCCCGGCACGGCCGCCGGGCCTGGCCGGACGGAGGGGATGTGCCGAACCGCGTTAGAGcggccacgggcagggacagagcctgCTGCCCGCGGGGATTCCGCCGCCCCACGGTACCTGCGCTCAGGCACGGCCGGCCCTGCGGCACCTGCTCCACGCCCAGCACCGTGAAGGCGCCGCTGCCGTCTTGCAGCCGGGCCGAGCCGCCTTCGGCGCCGCGCTGTACCTCGAGCACGGTGCCCTGCATCCACACGGCCCGCAGGGACAGCGACGCCCGGCCCGCCGCGGTCCGCCGCAGCTCCCACGTCCCGCCCGCGCCTCGCTGCGCCCGCCGCAGTTGCGCCGCCAGCACTTTCACCGGCGGGCCCGGCGCCGGCCCGGCCATGCTGAGGCGCCCGCGGCTGAGGGCGCGCCGCCGCTGGGGGCCGGAAGCgctcgccccgccccgccccggcagcGCCTCGGCGGCAGCGCCTCGGCGGCAGCGCTACAGCTGCGGAGCGGCCGACGGTGAACGGGATGTGCTGTGCGGGCGTGCGGCCCGTGCACGGCAGGGTTGTGTCGGTGCAGATCACAGGCAGTGCCCCCCAGCTGGTTCACCCACCCCATAGCGCTCGACTGCCCAGCGGCTGCACCGTGCACCGGCCCCCCTAGCCACCGCCCCTCACCTGGACAAGGGACCCACAGCCCGGCTGGCCCTTATTTTACCTGATTTCAGTTCAGGATCGGCCCCTTCACGTGCAAAAGACAGTGTGAGATGTCACTGGTGGTGTGTCACAGCGgagggtgctgctggcagtggctcGGCCCCACCCCGGCCGCCCGGCCTGCAGGGCCGCCGCTGCGCTCTGCCCCGCTCTGCCTCTGCCCCGCTCtgcccctgcctctgccccgctctgcctctgccccgctctgcctctgccccgctctgcccctgccccgctctgcccctgcctctgccccgctctgcccctgccccgctctgcccctgccccgctctgcccctgcccctgccccgctctgcctctgccccgctctgcccctgccccgctctgcctctgccccgctctgcccctgccccgctctgcccctgcctctgccccgctctgcccctgcctctgccccgctctgcctctgccccgctctgcctctgccccgctctgcctctgccccgctctgcccctgcctctgccccgctctgcctctgccccgctctgcccctgccccgctctgcccctgccccgctctgcccctgcctcttccccgctctgcccctgccccgctctgcccctgccccgctctgcccctgcccctgccccgctctgcccctgccccgcgCCCCCGCTGCTGGAACCACCCCGGGCTCCCACCCTGCTTAGCGAGAAAGGGTGCTTGGTGTTTACTTGGAGTTGGTGAAGCTCCTCCGGTTCCGTGACAAAACAGGGAAATGCACATGATGATTTTCCCAGGGATGCTCTTACGGGGAAATCCGGAGATTAATGCACTGAAAGCATGGGCAGATTTAAGATGGGAGACTTTAATTCCAAGGGCTTTACGAATTTATTTGCTGTCTGTTTATAATACAGACAGGCTACTTCACTTCGGTGCAGTCTGAAATTCTTGAAATGTTATGGTTTCTTTTGGGTGGGTGGGTTGACatttcatttagaaaataaGCCAAGAAATAAGCTAATGAAAAAACGGGAGGATGGAACAAACAAAAGAATCAGGAAAACCAAGGGGATGGGTTCATTACTTTACAAATCCTATTACCAACAAAAGTGCAGAATGGGTAAAAATACACTGACTGCAATCATTCTTCtttagaaaagcttttgttCTCTGTTAAAATAAGcagttgctttgttttaaaaatctggttttgtcttGAGTAGCAAAATACATcaaaagacctttttttctACTCACCCATCATGTTGTGAATTATTTATTCagtatatctttttttttcccagagataTTTTCTGTTTAGAGACATTCTGTAAATGGGACTGTATTCTTTTTAGAGTGTAAGGAAGCAGTTAACTTTTTGTTACCACTTACAGTAAGAATAAAACATAATATTGgtaataacaataaaaacacTGACATCTAAGCACAATACAGAACCATGTAATCTGGCAATCAAATCATATGGCTTACAGGAATAGAAAGACATTAGATGGTTACTGTATATGAATGCAAGATTTGAGCGAGGCTCACAGGAGAATATTTGTAATTTATGCCCCTAAGCTGCAGTCACTTGACAGCATCAATATTTAGtttcacataaaaaaaattaattgtgcCAAATATTGATAAAAGTATTGTATTCCTTTTTGTTACTGCATAATAGGAGGGTCTAATGCTTATTAAGCCATTAAATCTACAGATCAAGGCAAGACCCCTACAAGAGTGTAATCTTTAGGAGAGACTAAAAGGTTCCTTGTAAAAGATTTGCCTTCAAGAAACTGTGTTGTAAGAAGGGCAGAAGCACTGGCAACATCAAGAAATGGATTTGTCTTCCTAAACCAGAAAATCCTTGTCTTTCAGTAAAACGCAAAGTTATACTGAATTATCTGCAAAGCTCTTACCCAAGACCTGgtgcag
Coding sequences within it:
- the RMI2 gene encoding recQ-mediated genome instability protein 2, whose translation is MAGPAPGPPVKVLAAQLRRAQRGAGGTWELRRTAAGRASLSLRAVWMQGTVLEVQRGAEGGSARLQDGSGAFTVLGVEQVPQGRPCLSAGKYVMVMGVVRSCSPEPVLRAVKMTDLSENPVHKNMWDLEVEDLHRVIP